The Megalops cyprinoides isolate fMegCyp1 chromosome 9, fMegCyp1.pri, whole genome shotgun sequence genome has a window encoding:
- the LOC118783761 gene encoding olfactory receptor 52E4-like, with protein sequence MDSTSINTTFVRPPFFFINGFYNIPHVKYYYIFLCFVFVVTVLGNSFVMFIICTERSFHTPKYVAIFNLAVADLCESTALIPNLIATFLFDSQYISFDACLANMFFVFFFSSVQSVTLTVLAYDRFVAICLPLRYHAIVTITTMVVMITVVWAFNFVIIISTVILITRLSFCKSIVVSSFFCDHGPMYRMACNDNFPNNVMAKVNTVLYLYIPLILIVLSYVFITCALFKIASWEGRLKALKTCSSHLIIVAIFYLPIMGIYMAANVSVSLHPNARIINTSLAYAIPPMMNPIIYVLNTEEIKECTKKLFKRKKVAATETNNQIKK encoded by the coding sequence ATGGACTCCACCTCTATAAATACAACTTTTGTGCGCCCTCCCTTCTTTTTCATCAATGGTTTCTATAATATTCCTCATGTCAAATACTACTATATTttcttgtgctttgtttttgtggtcaCTGTGTTAGGGAACTCCTTTGTCATGTTCATTATATGCACAGAGCGCAGTTTTCACACCCCAAAGTATGTCGCTATTTTTAATTTAGCTGTAGCTGACTTGTGCGAAAGCACTGCTCTCATTCCTAACTTAATTGCGACATTTCTTTTTGACTCCCAGTACATCTCCTTTGATGCTTGCTTAGccaatatgttttttgtgtttttcttcagcagTGTACAGTCTGTCACGCTCACTGTTCTGGCCTATGACAGATTTGTTGCAATCTGCTTACCGCTGAGATACCATGCCATTGTCACCATCACAACAATGGTTGTGATGATAACAGTGGTATGGGCATTCAATTTTGTGATTATCATTTCAACAGTAATTTTAATTACCAGGCTGTCCTTTTGTAAATCCATTGTGGTAAGCAGCTTTTTCTGTGATCATGGGCCCATGTATAGAATGGCTTGCAATGACAATTTTCCAAATAATGTCATGGCAAAGGTGAATACAGTGTTATATCTTTATATACCGTTGATTCTGATTGTCCTCTCCTATGTATTTATTACTTGTGCTCTGTTTAAAATTGCATCATGGGAAGGGCGATTAAAAGCATTGAAGACCTGCTCTTCCCACCTAATAATAGTGGCAATATTTTATCTCCCAATAATGGGCATCTACATGGCTGCAAATGTATCTGTTTCACTTCATCCTAATGCCAGGATAATAAACACATCACTTGCCTATGCCATTCCACCAATGATGAATCCAATTATTTATGTGCTGAATACAGAGGAGATCAAGGAATGCacaaaaaagcttttcaaaaggaaaaaggttgctgcaactgaaacaaacaatcaaataaagaaatga